Proteins found in one Vagococcus carniphilus genomic segment:
- a CDS encoding GNAT family N-acetyltransferase has product MKSEHIYLRPLLVSDAAIYKKSMDDKEIMLMTGTKAQYSIEQIETHIKAIINDETREDYAICLNETKEMIGELSILSIDQDNKSAGFRIALNNQKVIGKGFGSEATKLAIQYVFEELKLNRLQLEVFSHNPRGIRAYEKCGFVREGVLREALFYDGTYSDEIIMSIIRKDYKK; this is encoded by the coding sequence ATGAAATCTGAACATATTTATTTAAGACCACTATTAGTGTCTGACGCGGCTATTTATAAAAAAAGTATGGACGATAAAGAAATAATGCTGATGACTGGAACGAAAGCCCAATATTCTATTGAGCAAATTGAAACTCATATTAAAGCAATTATCAATGATGAAACTAGGGAAGACTATGCCATTTGTTTAAATGAAACAAAGGAGATGATTGGTGAATTGTCTATCCTATCTATTGATCAAGATAATAAATCAGCTGGATTTAGGATAGCGTTAAATAATCAAAAGGTTATCGGAAAAGGATTTGGTTCAGAGGCAACAAAATTAGCTATTCAGTACGTATTTGAAGAGTTAAAATTGAATCGATTACAATTAGAAGTCTTTAGTCATAATCCAAGAGGTATACGAGCTTATGAAAAGTGTGGCTTTGTTAGAGAAGGTGTTTTAAGAGAAGCACTTTTTTATGACGGTACTTATTCTGACGAAATTATTATGTCGATTATTAGAAAAGACTATAAAAAATAA
- a CDS encoding C45 family autoproteolytic acyltransferase/hydolase, with the protein MDLGTFSNLSGNYKEIGLQEVKEFSNIPEAESIIFSDAMYYVAKINETIKQIETYYPELLEELIEVAKEFHRPVEQLRFVQDSYLFGGGCSLGALKPESNVDGKMYLFRTYDMDPMITEMRLCSTSPRNFYNHTGFSSHYFGRSDGMNEHGLCVMFASCGMPVGNYPGMQKPQVSGFNFMVVVRLFLEKCRTIKEVIDLFLQIPIASNVNLLVADGNNEIAILETLNGIKEYSIIDDNHAFLTNHAVLEEIKKQEKYSLNQSKVRENKMKEFFCNPTLNSKESINQMIQKEYPDGITSLNYKESFGTVYSVIFNVTDKTLNYSFGSSKHNSMFQIKVGEVAEHMAVPVNLPNKSYGKEFWRVN; encoded by the coding sequence ATGGATTTAGGAACATTTTCAAATTTAAGTGGAAATTATAAAGAGATTGGTTTACAGGAGGTGAAAGAATTTAGTAATATTCCTGAAGCTGAATCAATTATATTCTCTGATGCAATGTATTATGTAGCAAAAATAAATGAAACAATAAAACAGATAGAAACATATTATCCAGAATTACTGGAAGAATTAATAGAAGTCGCTAAAGAGTTTCATCGTCCAGTAGAACAATTAAGATTTGTACAAGATAGTTATTTATTTGGTGGGGGCTGTAGTTTAGGAGCATTGAAACCAGAAAGTAATGTAGATGGAAAAATGTATTTATTTAGAACTTATGACATGGACCCGATGATCACTGAAATGCGTTTGTGCTCAACTTCTCCACGTAATTTTTATAATCACACAGGGTTTTCTTCCCATTATTTTGGTAGAAGTGATGGGATGAATGAACATGGTTTATGTGTTATGTTTGCTTCGTGCGGGATGCCTGTTGGTAATTATCCAGGAATGCAGAAACCTCAAGTATCAGGTTTTAATTTTATGGTTGTTGTTAGATTATTTTTAGAAAAATGTCGAACAATAAAAGAAGTGATAGATCTGTTTCTACAAATTCCGATTGCATCAAATGTTAATTTGCTAGTTGCTGATGGTAATAATGAGATTGCTATTTTAGAAACGTTGAATGGGATTAAAGAATATTCAATTATTGATGATAATCATGCTTTTCTTACAAATCATGCTGTGTTGGAAGAAATAAAAAAACAGGAAAAATACTCTCTGAATCAATCAAAAGTTAGAGAAAATAAAATGAAAGAATTTTTTTGTAATCCAACATTAAACTCAAAAGAATCAATTAATCAGATGATTCAGAAGGAATATCCTGACGGAATTACTTCTTTAAATTATAAAGAAAGCTTTGGAACTGTGTATTCTGTTATTTTCAATGTGACAGATAAAACACTTAATTATTCTTTTGGGTCTTCCAAGCATAACTCAATGTTTCAAATAAAAGTTGGTGAAGTTGCTGAGCATATGGCTGTTCCGGTGAATTTACCAAATAAAAGTTACGGTAAAGAGTTTTGGCGTGTAAATTAA
- a CDS encoding ABC transporter permease subunit (The N-terminal region of this protein, as described by TIGR01726, is a three transmembrane segment that identifies a subfamily of ABC transporter permease subunits, which specificities that include histidine, arginine, glutamine, glutamate, L-cystine (sic), the opines (in Agrobacterium) octopine and nopaline, etc.) — MLKKGNKVQTIVYSLALLMISLFFAGNTALAEKETFTVGMEAGYPPFNWTQQDDSNGAVPIKGSKEFAGGYDVEIAKKIADGLGKELVIFKTDWDGLPPAVTSGKADAIIAGMSPTEERKRTLDFSDYYYSSQLTMLVKKDGSFSKATSLADFKDAKITAQLNTLHYNVIDQIPDVAKQTAMSDFSAMRVALESGKIDGYVTEVPEGITAEKLNPNFKMIRFDKENGFQTSEADNAIAIGMKKKSPDLAKVNETLAGISQKERDEIMDHAINQQPDVKEDQPWYIWVKNIAKDNWKMFLRGAGTTLLIALVGTVVGTTIGLGIGIYRTIPTPEKTGLRMAYNLLNGIFSVYIEIFRGTPMIVQSMVIFYGSSQLYGIDMNPLTAALIIVSINTGAYMTEIVRGGIFSVDKGQFEAASAIGMTHWQTMTNVVIPQVFRNTLPAIGNEFVINIKDTSVLNVIAVSELFFASKTAAGANFRFFETFTITCVIYFVMTFTVTRILRYLEKRLDGDGSYAPYANQMQTAKLERKDER; from the coding sequence ATGTTAAAAAAAGGAAATAAAGTACAAACAATTGTTTATTCGTTGGCATTACTTATGATAAGTCTCTTTTTTGCTGGAAATACAGCTCTAGCTGAAAAAGAAACCTTTACTGTTGGGATGGAAGCTGGTTACCCACCCTTCAACTGGACGCAGCAAGATGACAGTAACGGAGCTGTTCCTATTAAGGGCTCGAAAGAATTTGCTGGTGGTTACGATGTTGAAATTGCCAAAAAAATTGCTGATGGATTAGGAAAAGAATTAGTTATTTTTAAAACAGATTGGGATGGTTTACCACCTGCTGTAACATCAGGAAAAGCTGATGCTATTATTGCTGGGATGTCACCAACAGAAGAACGTAAAAGAACTTTGGATTTTTCTGATTACTACTACAGTTCACAATTAACAATGCTTGTTAAAAAAGATGGTTCTTTTAGTAAAGCTACTTCCCTAGCAGATTTTAAAGACGCTAAAATTACCGCACAATTAAACACGCTACACTACAATGTTATTGACCAAATACCAGATGTTGCTAAGCAAACTGCTATGAGTGATTTTTCAGCTATGCGTGTTGCTTTAGAATCTGGAAAAATTGATGGCTATGTCACAGAAGTGCCTGAAGGAATCACAGCTGAAAAATTAAATCCTAATTTTAAAATGATTCGTTTTGATAAAGAAAATGGCTTTCAAACATCAGAAGCTGATAATGCGATTGCGATTGGTATGAAAAAGAAATCACCAGACTTAGCTAAAGTAAATGAAACTCTAGCTGGCATTTCTCAAAAAGAGCGTGACGAGATTATGGATCACGCAATCAATCAACAACCTGATGTTAAAGAAGATCAACCTTGGTATATCTGGGTTAAAAATATCGCTAAAGATAATTGGAAAATGTTCTTACGCGGAGCTGGAACAACTCTTTTAATTGCTTTAGTCGGAACAGTTGTCGGAACAACGATTGGTTTAGGAATCGGGATTTACAGAACCATTCCAACACCTGAAAAAACAGGACTTCGTATGGCTTATAATCTGTTAAATGGTATTTTCTCAGTTTATATTGAGATCTTTAGAGGAACTCCGATGATCGTTCAATCAATGGTTATCTTCTACGGTTCATCTCAATTATATGGAATTGATATGAATCCTTTAACAGCTGCTTTAATCATTGTTTCAATCAACACAGGAGCTTACATGACTGAGATTGTGCGTGGTGGGATCTTCTCCGTTGATAAAGGGCAATTTGAAGCTGCTTCAGCTATCGGAATGACTCACTGGCAAACAATGACCAACGTTGTTATTCCTCAAGTTTTTAGAAATACTCTTCCAGCTATTGGTAATGAGTTTGTTATTAATATCAAAGATACATCTGTTTTAAATGTTATCGCGGTTTCTGAGTTGTTCTTTGCATCAAAAACTGCTGCAGGTGCTAACTTTAGATTCTTTGAAACATTCACTATTACATGTGTTATCTACTTTGTAATGACCTTTACAGTCACAAGAATTTTACGCTATCTAGAAAAAAGATTAGACGGCGATGGTAGTTACGCACCATATGCTAATCAAATGCAAACTGCAAAATTAGAAAGAAAGGATGAACGCTAA
- a CDS encoding MerR family transcriptional regulator: MYTIGELSKFTKTTIKTLRYYDEIDLLTPTFIDPKTGFRYYDYIKFSELEKINYLKDLGFSLKKIKELIDNPHLIEMNLIEKQNDLMKERELIDLKIEQLKTIKKLNQYLPEKDYYCSGTKINYYKEREFVFIKKRININEIDSLVEELMSLIFTYQLKVKGNLIGYFSDKSKIGKQEVQLMFELDSVEGVSNELIFRIPEGSYLSMNFIGLYSYLPYAYEKLARDLSEKDELMFFEEYTDGLVPDNLNQKTYKVKPKKEKDPRKFVTTIFVKYN, translated from the coding sequence ATGTACACAATAGGAGAACTTTCAAAATTTACAAAGACAACAATCAAAACATTGAGGTATTATGATGAAATTGATTTACTTACGCCAACATTTATCGATCCTAAAACAGGCTTTAGATATTATGACTATATAAAATTTTCAGAACTAGAAAAAATTAATTACTTAAAAGATTTAGGCTTCTCATTAAAAAAAATTAAGGAATTAATAGATAATCCACACCTAATAGAGATGAACTTAATAGAAAAGCAAAATGATTTGATGAAAGAAAGAGAGTTAATAGATTTAAAAATTGAACAACTAAAAACAATAAAAAAATTAAATCAATATTTGCCAGAAAAAGATTATTACTGTAGCGGAACCAAAATAAATTATTATAAAGAAAGAGAATTTGTTTTTATCAAAAAAAGGATAAACATTAATGAAATTGATTCATTAGTAGAAGAGTTAATGTCACTGATTTTTACGTATCAATTAAAAGTAAAAGGAAATTTGATTGGTTATTTTAGTGATAAGAGCAAGATTGGCAAACAGGAAGTTCAGTTAATGTTTGAATTGGATAGTGTTGAAGGAGTTTCTAATGAATTGATATTTAGAATCCCTGAAGGAAGCTATCTGTCGATGAATTTTATAGGATTGTATTCTTATTTACCTTACGCTTATGAAAAATTAGCTAGGGATTTATCAGAAAAAGATGAATTAATGTTTTTTGAAGAATACACAGATGGATTAGTACCAGATAATTTAAATCAAAAAACTTATAAAGTGAAACCTAAAAAGGAAAAAGATCCACGTAAATTTGTAACAACTATTTTTGTAAAATATAACTAG
- a CDS encoding amino acid ABC transporter ATP-binding protein produces MASFIEINHLQKSYGDNNVLKDVHVGIEKGEIVTIIGPSGSGKSTLLRCINLLEKPTGGEILYKNENILAPGYDLPQFRTHVGMVFQQFNLFENHDILSNCMVGQMKVLNRSKEEAEKIAIENLDKVGMKQFAHAKPSQLSGGQKQRVAIARAISMDPEVMLFDEPTSALDPEMVGEVLKIMRELTETGLTMIIVTHEMKFAEEVSDRVIFMDKGVVAEEGAPDKIFNHPTEERTKEFLQRIIEN; encoded by the coding sequence ATGGCTTCTTTCATTGAAATTAATCATTTACAAAAAAGTTACGGAGACAACAATGTGTTAAAAGATGTTCATGTTGGCATTGAAAAAGGAGAAATCGTTACTATTATTGGGCCTTCTGGTTCTGGTAAATCGACTCTTTTGCGCTGTATTAACTTACTTGAAAAGCCAACAGGCGGTGAAATCCTTTATAAAAATGAAAATATTTTAGCACCAGGTTATGATTTACCTCAATTCAGAACTCATGTTGGAATGGTTTTCCAGCAATTTAATTTATTTGAAAATCATGATATTTTAAGCAACTGTATGGTTGGCCAAATGAAGGTGTTAAACCGTTCAAAAGAAGAGGCTGAAAAAATTGCCATTGAAAACTTAGATAAAGTTGGCATGAAACAATTTGCTCATGCTAAACCGTCTCAATTATCAGGTGGACAAAAACAACGGGTAGCTATTGCTCGTGCCATTTCAATGGACCCTGAAGTTATGTTGTTTGACGAACCTACGTCAGCCCTTGACCCAGAGATGGTTGGTGAAGTGCTAAAAATTATGCGCGAATTGACAGAGACAGGACTAACGATGATTATCGTGACTCATGAAATGAAATTTGCTGAAGAAGTTTCAGACCGTGTCATTTTTATGGATAAAGGAGTCGTCGCAGAAGAAGGCGCTCCAGATAAAATCTTTAATCACCCAACAGAAGAGAGAACAAAAGAATTTTTACAACGAATCATTGAGAATTAA
- a CDS encoding methyl-accepting chemotaxis protein codes for MNFQFKRLASEIVSTVIPIVVLLLIIISGTGYFFSKSMVEHEINKGMDLVVSDSTTTINNMLIVQESIAKSTAKMIEENSQKMTEKEYQTLLTKQVSHQPETFAMGVWFEPADYQAHKNLAPYVFKGSDGVQFNRNYQEEKSTNWETEWYQLGKSKKEGGWTAPYLDKTANKSMVTFAYPMYKNESELLGVITVDVDLSSIQKLVSDMKIDYKGKAVLVAKDGTYLGGVNNEKLLVSKISDEKDASYVEQVSKMLTKNKGTAKFNKNSKEYDFYFDSIEGADWKLGISVENRLLAEKPRQLLILFCTVSIVGIIIVSLLIMSFSKRITKVLKHYSQTVHQFSEGNLNNSFEGDVFVRKDELGAIGDSIKVAQSELHNIVSSFQTTASKVGDDSQNLSAFSEELAATSETVAQSASDIAIDIGEQYQKLANTEKTVVDFSKKVNRMTTVIGELKDESQLINDRSMASQEDIKQLVLSSEALDLSVKELIKRAAIVGEYIHKVDNMAVLINNISEQTNLLALNAAIEAARAGEAGKGFSVVAEEIRKLAEQSNRSAGDIQEILQTILEENNLMLGATQSVEQEIVTQSSHISTTLSTFDIILSSVGNVDRKIVTTTDLATTVSSDIEVVNQDVLGIKLLSEKLSETSEEIAASAEEMSASTEEVSSAAIRLSELTVTMNGKLTYFKL; via the coding sequence ATGAATTTTCAATTTAAACGATTAGCATCAGAAATTGTTAGTACGGTTATTCCAATCGTTGTCTTATTACTTATTATTATATCGGGCACCGGCTACTTTTTCTCAAAATCTATGGTCGAACATGAAATTAACAAGGGTATGGACTTAGTTGTTAGCGATTCCACGACTACAATCAATAATATGCTAATAGTTCAAGAATCTATTGCTAAATCAACAGCAAAAATGATTGAAGAAAACAGTCAGAAAATGACGGAAAAAGAGTATCAAACTTTATTAACAAAACAAGTATCGCATCAACCTGAAACTTTTGCGATGGGAGTTTGGTTTGAACCAGCTGATTACCAGGCCCACAAAAATCTAGCTCCGTATGTTTTTAAAGGATCGGATGGCGTTCAATTCAATCGGAATTATCAGGAAGAAAAATCAACAAATTGGGAAACAGAATGGTATCAACTTGGAAAAAGTAAAAAAGAAGGCGGTTGGACAGCTCCTTATTTGGATAAAACGGCAAATAAATCAATGGTAACTTTTGCTTATCCAATGTACAAAAATGAGAGTGAACTTCTTGGGGTTATTACTGTAGATGTGGATCTTTCGAGTATTCAAAAATTAGTAAGTGATATGAAAATTGATTACAAAGGAAAAGCTGTTTTAGTTGCGAAAGATGGTACTTATCTAGGTGGAGTCAATAATGAGAAATTATTAGTATCAAAAATTAGTGATGAAAAAGATGCTTCTTATGTTGAACAAGTATCTAAAATGTTGACGAAAAACAAAGGAACAGCAAAATTTAATAAAAATAGTAAAGAGTATGATTTTTACTTTGATAGTATTGAGGGCGCTGACTGGAAGTTAGGTATTAGTGTTGAAAATCGCTTGTTAGCGGAAAAACCTCGTCAGTTATTGATTCTATTTTGTACGGTCAGTATAGTAGGAATAATTATTGTGTCTCTATTAATTATGTCATTCTCAAAAAGAATCACTAAAGTCCTTAAACATTATAGCCAAACAGTTCATCAATTCTCTGAAGGAAACTTAAATAATAGTTTTGAAGGAGATGTCTTCGTTCGTAAAGATGAATTAGGGGCAATAGGAGATTCTATTAAAGTAGCTCAGAGTGAGTTACATAATATTGTTTCAAGTTTCCAAACAACCGCTTCTAAAGTAGGAGATGATTCTCAGAACTTATCTGCTTTTTCTGAAGAGTTAGCAGCAACTTCTGAGACGGTAGCGCAATCTGCTAGTGATATTGCCATAGATATTGGCGAGCAATACCAAAAATTAGCTAACACAGAAAAAACAGTGGTTGATTTTAGCAAAAAAGTTAACAGAATGACTACCGTTATTGGCGAGTTAAAAGATGAATCACAATTAATTAATGACCGCTCTATGGCAAGCCAAGAAGATATTAAGCAACTTGTTTTATCTTCTGAAGCACTTGATTTATCAGTGAAGGAATTAATTAAGCGTGCAGCAATTGTTGGTGAGTATATTCATAAAGTTGATAACATGGCAGTATTAATTAATAACATTTCTGAACAAACTAACTTGTTAGCCTTAAATGCGGCTATTGAAGCAGCGAGAGCTGGAGAAGCTGGTAAAGGATTTTCTGTGGTAGCAGAAGAGATTCGAAAACTAGCTGAACAAAGTAATCGTTCAGCAGGAGATATCCAAGAGATTCTTCAAACGATTTTAGAAGAAAATAACCTAATGTTAGGTGCCACTCAAAGTGTTGAACAAGAAATTGTAACTCAAAGTTCTCATATTTCAACAACCTTATCTACTTTTGATATTATTCTTTCGTCTGTCGGGAATGTGGACAGAAAAATTGTTACCACGACAGATTTAGCGACGACGGTCAGCTCAGATATTGAAGTAGTCAATCAAGATGTTCTAGGGATTAAGTTACTTTCAGAAAAATTATCTGAAACATCCGAAGAGATTGCGGCTTCAGCTGAAGAGATGTCAGCGTCAACAGAAGAAGTTTCCTCAGCGGCTATTCGATTAAGTGAGTTAACTGTCACAATGAATGGGAAATTAACGTATTTTAAATTATGA